One window from the genome of Streptococcus halotolerans encodes:
- a CDS encoding DEAD/DEAH box helicase: MKFTELNLSQDIQAAVVTAGFEEASPIQELTIPLALEGKDVIGQAQTGTGKTAAFGLPTLNKISTDRNVIQALVIAPTRELAVQSQEELFRFGRDKGVKVRSVFGGSSIDKQIKALKSGAHVVVGTPGRLLDLIKRKALKLDNVETLILDEADEMLNMGFLEDIEAIISRVPENRQTLLFSATMPDAIKRIGVKFMKEPKHVKIEAKELTNVNVDQYYVRVKEQEKFDTMTRLMDVDQPELSIVFGRTKRRVDELTRGLKLRGFRAEGIHGDLDQNKRLRVIRDFKNDQIDILVATDVAARGLDISGVTHVYNYDIPQDPESYVHRIGRTGRAGKSGESITFVSPNEMGYLSMIEKLTKKAMKGLKPATAEEAFQAKKKVALKKIERDFADESIRANFEKFKGDAIQLAQEFTPEELALYVLSLTVQDPDSMPDVEIAREKPLPFKPSGGGKGKGGRGNRDRNRGGRDNDRRRGGRGDRRRDNRDGGRRDFKRRDDKFKKDNRRQDNKKSHKNTSSEKKTGFVIRNKGER; encoded by the coding sequence TTGAAATTTACAGAATTAAACCTTAGTCAAGATATCCAAGCAGCTGTAGTAACCGCTGGTTTTGAAGAAGCATCACCTATCCAAGAGTTGACGATTCCACTCGCACTGGAAGGTAAAGATGTGATTGGTCAAGCACAAACCGGTACAGGAAAAACTGCTGCATTTGGCCTGCCGACACTTAATAAAATTTCGACTGATCGTAATGTCATTCAAGCTTTGGTCATCGCGCCAACGCGTGAGTTAGCGGTTCAATCACAAGAAGAACTATTCCGTTTCGGACGTGATAAAGGTGTTAAAGTACGTTCCGTTTTTGGCGGTTCATCAATTGACAAACAAATCAAAGCCCTAAAATCAGGAGCACACGTTGTTGTTGGTACTCCGGGGCGTTTGCTTGATTTGATTAAACGTAAAGCTTTGAAATTGGATAATGTTGAAACATTGATCCTTGATGAAGCTGATGAAATGCTTAACATGGGCTTTTTGGAAGATATCGAAGCTATTATCAGTCGTGTTCCAGAAAATCGCCAAACTTTGCTTTTCTCAGCGACAATGCCTGATGCTATCAAGCGAATCGGTGTGAAGTTCATGAAAGAACCTAAGCATGTTAAGATTGAAGCAAAAGAATTAACTAATGTAAACGTTGATCAATACTATGTTCGTGTTAAAGAGCAAGAGAAATTTGATACCATGACCCGTCTTATGGACGTTGATCAACCAGAATTATCCATTGTCTTTGGCCGCACAAAGCGTCGTGTTGATGAATTGACACGTGGATTGAAACTTCGTGGTTTCCGTGCGGAAGGGATTCATGGTGATTTAGATCAAAATAAACGCCTTCGTGTAATCCGTGATTTCAAAAATGATCAAATTGATATTCTTGTTGCAACAGATGTAGCAGCCCGTGGTTTGGATATTTCTGGTGTCACACACGTTTACAACTATGATATTCCACAAGACCCTGAAAGCTACGTTCACCGTATCGGTCGTACAGGTCGTGCTGGGAAATCAGGTGAGTCAATCACATTTGTTTCGCCAAATGAGATGGGTTACCTGTCAATGATTGAAAAATTAACTAAAAAAGCTATGAAAGGTCTAAAACCTGCAACAGCAGAAGAGGCTTTCCAAGCTAAGAAAAAGGTAGCTCTTAAGAAAATCGAACGTGATTTTGCGGATGAGTCTATCCGTGCCAACTTCGAAAAATTTAAAGGTGACGCGATCCAATTAGCACAGGAATTCACTCCTGAGGAATTGGCACTTTATGTTTTGAGTTTAACGGTTCAAGATCCAGATAGCATGCCAGATGTTGAAATTGCGCGTGAAAAACCATTACCATTCAAACCATCAGGTGGTGGTAAAGGTAAGGGAGGCCGTGGTAACCGTGATCGCAATCGCGGTGGGCGTGATAATGACCGCCGTCGTGGTGGACGAGGAGATCGCCGTCGTGATAATCGTGATGGTGGCCGCCGTGATTTCAAACGTCGTGACGATAAATTCAAAAAAGATAACCGTCGTCAAGATAACAAAAAATCACATAAAAATACCTCTAGCGAAAAGAAAACAGGTTTTGTTATTCGCAACAAAGGTGAGAGATAA
- a CDS encoding GIY-YIG nuclease family protein, with the protein MTKLKAFMYVLECADKTLYTGYTTDVKRRLKTHNAGKGAKYTRARLPVKLLYQEGFSSKQEAQSAEAYFKQKTRQQKLEYIKNNKV; encoded by the coding sequence ATGACTAAATTGAAAGCCTTTATGTATGTCTTAGAATGTGCTGATAAGACTCTCTATACTGGCTACACGACAGATGTGAAACGACGCCTAAAAACCCACAATGCTGGTAAAGGCGCCAAATATACAAGAGCTCGTTTACCCGTAAAACTCCTCTATCAAGAAGGCTTTAGCAGCAAGCAAGAAGCCCAAAGTGCCGAAGCCTATTTCAAGCAGAAAACACGACAACAAAAATTAGAATATATAAAAAACAATAAGGTGTGA